Proteins co-encoded in one Anabas testudineus chromosome 8, fAnaTes1.2, whole genome shotgun sequence genomic window:
- the nme4 gene encoding nucleoside diphosphate kinase, mitochondrial isoform X1 — translation MLQRRIFGRFLRQFYSVRPETSKSLVSGFPTALLDGHRAVGQRGKSTAVLSDPSGLPHARERTLIAVKPDGVQRRLIGQIIQRFEQRGFKLVGMKMLQVSEDLLSQHYSELRAKPFYPSLLYYMTSGPVVVMVWEGHNVVQTSRTMVGTTNPTEAQPGTVRGDFSTHVSRNVVHASDSLEGAKREIQLWFQGQELLNWDCCDQKSISEV, via the exons ATGTTGCAGCGGCGCATTTTTGGGAGATTTCTCCGACAGTTTTATTCGGTGAGACCAGAAACCAGCAAAAGTCTGGTTTCTGGTTTTCCCACTGCGCTGCTGGATGGACACAGAGCTGTTGGACAGAGGGGCAAATCAA CTGCTGTTCTGTCTGATCCATCAGGTCTCCCACACGCGAGGGAGCGAACTCTTATAGCTGTGAAGCCCGATGGAGTCCAACGTCGTCTCATAGGACAAATAATTCAGCGCTTTGAGCAGCGGGGCTTCAAGCTGGTCGGCATGAAGATGCTGCAG GTGTCTGAGGATCTCCTGTCTCAGCACTACAGTGAACTGAGGGCAAAACCCTTCTACCCCAGCCTGCTGTATTACATGACCTCAGGACCTGTGGTTGTCATG GTGTGGGAAGGGCACAATGTAGTCCAGACCTCCCGTACAATGGTGGGCACTACAAACCCAACTGAGGCCCAGCCAGGCACAGTCAGAGGGGACTTCAGCACTCACGTCAGCAG gAACGTGGTCCACGCCAGTGATTCGCTGGAGGGAGCTAAGAGGGAGATCCAGTTGTGGTTTCAAGGACAGGAGCTCCTGAACTGGGACTGCTGTGACCAGAAAAGCATTAGTGAGGTGTGA
- the nme4 gene encoding nucleoside diphosphate kinase, mitochondrial isoform X2 gives MLQRRIFGRFLRQFYSVRPETSKSLVSGFPTALLDGHRAVGQRGKSSLPHARERTLIAVKPDGVQRRLIGQIIQRFEQRGFKLVGMKMLQVSEDLLSQHYSELRAKPFYPSLLYYMTSGPVVVMVWEGHNVVQTSRTMVGTTNPTEAQPGTVRGDFSTHVSRNVVHASDSLEGAKREIQLWFQGQELLNWDCCDQKSISEV, from the exons ATGTTGCAGCGGCGCATTTTTGGGAGATTTCTCCGACAGTTTTATTCGGTGAGACCAGAAACCAGCAAAAGTCTGGTTTCTGGTTTTCCCACTGCGCTGCTGGATGGACACAGAGCTGTTGGACAGAGGGGCAAATCAA GTCTCCCACACGCGAGGGAGCGAACTCTTATAGCTGTGAAGCCCGATGGAGTCCAACGTCGTCTCATAGGACAAATAATTCAGCGCTTTGAGCAGCGGGGCTTCAAGCTGGTCGGCATGAAGATGCTGCAG GTGTCTGAGGATCTCCTGTCTCAGCACTACAGTGAACTGAGGGCAAAACCCTTCTACCCCAGCCTGCTGTATTACATGACCTCAGGACCTGTGGTTGTCATG GTGTGGGAAGGGCACAATGTAGTCCAGACCTCCCGTACAATGGTGGGCACTACAAACCCAACTGAGGCCCAGCCAGGCACAGTCAGAGGGGACTTCAGCACTCACGTCAGCAG gAACGTGGTCCACGCCAGTGATTCGCTGGAGGGAGCTAAGAGGGAGATCCAGTTGTGGTTTCAAGGACAGGAGCTCCTGAACTGGGACTGCTGTGACCAGAAAAGCATTAGTGAGGTGTGA
- the eps8l1a gene encoding epidermal growth factor receptor kinase substrate 8-like protein 1a: MSAPRQSASPTKPSGVRVMIAPGEQPPGGRSVYTNSTKVNGANRSNHTSLMNAEREVEILNHCFDDVERFMSRLQQTAEAQSVLNQRRKKRSSKKSKKKENQEDDLLTVKALPPSEAEFVDIFQKIKYSLSLLHRLKPFISQPDAPELLHHIFVPLKLMVKTTGGPALGASVVSPAMTSGALSLLQEHLTEQEKELWTSLGPNWTSSRSNLSVSVPPYIPLFLDGWQPRMFDSSGQSLEDPIESQHKEDALEKSREAQSQQDQAQQGEHNAVVDGNGYPPNSELLYCCSYDFVARNSSELSVLQGETLEVLESSKRWWKCRNRYDEIGFVPFNILEPLSAVNSGRGDDPVVHRESKRTPNVHPTKYYSNAPSSPVGSSPTAKRPLGRPQSMVLPSTTMQEDDDRVLIMNDELLQRLAGKRGSGRALVIPRAAETNVPLNYQSPPAEVEAWLTAKGFSQQTIQNLGILTGAQLFSLNKEELRTVLPEEGPRVYSQIMVQKSLLEDVRKATELEAVMQKQKLKIDQKPQSQIL; this comes from the exons ATGTCTGCACCACGTCAGTCCGCGAGTCCCACAAAACCATCAGGGGTCAGGGTCATGATAGCTCCAGGAGAGCAGCCTCCTGGTGGCCGCTCTGTCTACACAAATTCCACCAAAG TGAATGGTGCCAACAGGTCAAATCACACATCTCTAAtgaatgcagagagagaagtg GAGATTCTCAACCACTGTTTTGATGACGTGGAGCGATTCATGTCCCGCTTGCAGCAGACAGCTGAGGCTCAGAGTGTTCTCAAccaaaggaggaagaagagaagcagcaaGAAGAGCAAGAAGAAGGAGAACCAAGAAG ATGATTTATTGACAGTGAAAGCTTTGCCTCCATCAGAGGCAGAATTTGTGGACATCTTTCAGAAAATCAAATACTCCCTCAGTTTACTG CACCGCCTCAAGCCGTTCATCTCACAGCCCGACGCACCAGAACTGCTGCATCACATCTTTGTGCCTCTAAAACTC ATGGTGAAAACCACTGGAGGGCCGGCGTTGGGTGCCTCAGTGGTTAGTCCTGCTATGACCAGTGGAGCTCTTTCACTTCTACAGGAACATCTGACTGAGCAGGAGAAGGAACTCTGGACTTCACTGGGACCCAACTGGACTTCATCCCG TTCGAACCTCAGTGTGTCCGTTCCTCCATACATACCTCTCTTCCTGGATGGGTGGCAGCCTCGGATGTTTGACTCATCGGGCCAGTCTTTGGAGGATCCCATTGAGTCGCAGCACAAAGAAGATGCTTTAGAGAAAAGTAGGGAGGCACAAAGTCAACAGGACCAAGCCCAGCAGGGAGAACACAATGCTGTAGT AGATGGAAACGGTTACCCACCAAATAGCGAGCTACTGTACTGCTGCAGTTATGACTTTGTGGCCAGAAACAGCAGTGAACTCTCTGTGCTACAAGGAGAAACACTCGAG GTACTTGAGTCATCAAAACGATGGTGGAAGTGCCGTAACCGCTACGACGAGATAGGATTTGTTCCCTTTAACATCCTGGAGCCTCTGTCTGCCGTGAACAGCGGTAGAGGAGACGACCCAGTGGTACACAGGGAGTCAAag AGGACACCTAATGTCCATCCGACAAAGTACTATTCTAATGCTCCATCGAGCCCAGTTGGAAGCAGTCCTACAGCTAAAAGGCCACTGGGGCGGCCTCAGAGCATGGTTTTACCATCTACAACAATGCAAGAAGATGATGACAGAG tccTGATAATGAATGATGAGCTACTTCAGCGGCTAGCTGGGAAAAGAGGCTCGGGTCGTGCACTGGTGATCCCACGAGCGGCGGAGACCAACGTTCCTCTGAACTACCAATCGCCACCTGCTGAGGTCGAGGCCTGGCTCACCGCCAAGGGCTTCAGCCAGCA gaCAATTCAGAATCTGGGCATTTTAACTGGAGCGCAGCTGTTTTCCCTGAATAAAGAGGAGCTCCGCACAGTGTTACCAGAGGAGGGTCCAAGAGTTTACAGCCAGATAATGGTGCAGAAGTCGCTTCTCGAG GATGTACGTAAAGCCACAGAACTAGAGGCTGTGATGCAGAAACAAAAGCTGAAGATTGACCAGAAACCACAGAGTCAAATATTGTAA